The following proteins are encoded in a genomic region of Actinomadura sp. NAK00032:
- a CDS encoding LuxR family transcriptional regulator — protein MLYGRNDEQARLSSLLDEARDHRRSAALVLRGEAGIGKSALLAEAAARVPRVLRATGVEAESGIAFAGLNQLLWPVRDRLDGLPAAPAAALRSALGAAPAEPSRFATGLAVLTLLADLAEDGPVLCVADDAHWLDTATVEALLFAARRLAAEGVVMLFAARDDAFTGTGLPELRLGRLERDDAERLIAARGLAPVVRERVLREAAGNPLALHEFAAADERPPETTPLRVADRVLVSFQEQIARLPENARMMLLIAAAEGRGHMPSLLAAAATFGTGLADLEAAERARLVAVTGRSIVFRHPLIRAAAYQGATAARRVAAHRALAESATDLDCRARHRASAALAPDEDVAADLQEAAERARVRAGHATAAALYRQAADLTPGREARAARFGAAAALTLQAGRLDEAGDLAVHAEKLGAADLAALARVHAAVEYERGDPRAAARMMVDRAAGDERAEMLRTGAVYGWTSGEPHAVRRASELLPGDRMLRGLASLADGDYAGGLPLLTEEVTAIRDGAGDRLRGAQLALIAGADESALELAAAEAAHCRRHGLVGELPGVLQIRAQTQIAAGRHADAEATVAEAVALARDTGRPHREGRLGAVLARIAAIEGDEARLHELTAAAPPGLADAALALLDLGLGRYDDALRRLDEIANGPHRHADVLSAADQVEAAVRAGETAVARTALTRFRTWAEAGKQPWALAVALHCEALVTDSEEPYVEAIRLHEQSSRLFERARTELLYGEHLRRARRRSDARVPLRSAASIFERLHATPWLDRARAELRATGESGTATPTAPDLLDRLTPQELQVVRLAAAGTSSREIATQLFLSPRTVEYHLYKAYPKLGISSRKELSHLTLEPA, from the coding sequence GTGCTCTACGGGCGGAACGACGAACAGGCGCGGCTCTCCTCGCTCCTCGACGAGGCGCGCGACCACCGGCGCAGCGCCGCGCTCGTCCTGCGCGGCGAGGCGGGCATCGGCAAGTCGGCGCTGCTCGCCGAGGCCGCCGCCCGGGTCCCGCGGGTGCTGCGGGCGACCGGGGTCGAGGCGGAGTCCGGCATCGCGTTCGCCGGCCTGAACCAGCTGCTGTGGCCCGTCCGCGACCGGCTGGACGGCCTCCCGGCGGCCCCGGCCGCCGCGCTGCGGTCCGCGCTCGGCGCGGCGCCCGCCGAACCGAGCCGCTTCGCCACCGGTCTCGCCGTGCTCACCCTCCTCGCCGACCTCGCCGAGGACGGCCCCGTCCTGTGCGTCGCCGACGACGCGCACTGGCTCGACACCGCCACGGTCGAGGCGCTGCTGTTCGCGGCACGGCGGCTCGCGGCCGAGGGCGTCGTCATGCTGTTCGCCGCGCGCGACGACGCCTTCACCGGCACCGGCCTGCCCGAGCTGCGGCTCGGCCGGCTCGAACGCGACGACGCCGAGCGGCTGATCGCGGCGCGCGGCCTGGCCCCGGTCGTCCGCGAAAGGGTGCTGCGGGAGGCCGCCGGCAACCCGCTCGCGCTGCACGAGTTCGCCGCCGCCGACGAGCGTCCCCCCGAGACCACGCCGCTGCGGGTCGCCGACCGCGTCCTCGTCTCCTTCCAGGAGCAGATCGCCCGGCTGCCCGAGAACGCCCGGATGATGCTGCTGATCGCGGCGGCGGAGGGCCGCGGCCACATGCCGAGCCTGCTCGCGGCGGCGGCCACGTTCGGGACCGGCCTCGCCGACCTGGAGGCGGCCGAGCGCGCCCGGCTGGTCGCGGTCACCGGGCGCAGCATCGTGTTCCGGCACCCGCTGATCCGGGCGGCCGCGTACCAGGGCGCGACGGCGGCGCGGCGCGTCGCCGCGCACCGGGCGCTCGCCGAGTCCGCCACCGACCTCGACTGCCGGGCGCGGCACCGCGCGTCCGCCGCCCTGGCCCCGGACGAGGACGTCGCCGCCGACCTCCAGGAGGCCGCCGAGCGCGCCCGCGTCCGCGCCGGGCACGCGACGGCGGCGGCGCTCTACCGGCAGGCCGCCGACCTCACCCCCGGCCGGGAGGCCCGCGCGGCGCGGTTCGGCGCCGCCGCCGCGCTCACCCTCCAGGCGGGCCGCCTCGACGAGGCCGGCGACCTCGCCGTCCACGCCGAGAAGCTCGGCGCGGCCGACCTGGCCGCGCTCGCCCGCGTGCACGCCGCCGTCGAGTACGAGCGCGGCGACCCGCGCGCCGCCGCCCGCATGATGGTCGACCGCGCCGCCGGCGACGAGCGCGCGGAGATGCTGCGCACCGGCGCCGTGTACGGGTGGACGTCCGGTGAGCCGCACGCCGTCCGCCGCGCGTCCGAGCTGCTGCCCGGCGACCGGATGCTGCGCGGCCTCGCCTCGCTCGCGGACGGCGACTACGCGGGCGGCCTGCCGCTGCTCACCGAGGAGGTCACCGCGATACGCGACGGCGCCGGCGACCGGCTGCGCGGCGCCCAGCTCGCACTCATCGCCGGCGCCGACGAGTCGGCGCTGGAACTGGCCGCCGCCGAAGCCGCGCACTGCCGCCGGCACGGCCTGGTCGGCGAACTGCCGGGCGTCCTGCAGATCCGCGCGCAGACCCAGATCGCGGCCGGCCGGCACGCGGACGCGGAGGCCACCGTCGCCGAGGCGGTCGCGCTGGCCCGCGACACCGGCCGCCCGCACCGCGAGGGCCGCCTCGGCGCCGTCCTCGCCCGGATCGCGGCGATCGAGGGCGACGAGGCCCGCCTCCACGAGCTGACCGCGGCCGCCCCGCCGGGCCTGGCCGACGCCGCGCTCGCCCTCCTCGACCTCGGCCTGGGCCGCTACGACGACGCGCTGCGGCGCCTCGACGAGATCGCGAACGGCCCGCACCGCCACGCCGACGTCCTGTCCGCCGCCGACCAGGTGGAGGCCGCCGTACGCGCGGGCGAGACCGCCGTCGCACGCACGGCCCTCACCCGCTTCCGCACATGGGCAGAGGCGGGCAAGCAGCCATGGGCCCTCGCCGTGGCTTTGCACTGCGAGGCCCTGGTGACCGACAGCGAGGAACCCTACGTGGAGGCGATCCGCCTACACGAGCAGTCGTCGCGGCTGTTCGAGCGTGCCCGCACAGAACTCCTCTACGGCGAGCACCTGCGCCGCGCCCGCCGCCGCTCCGACGCACGCGTCCCGCTCCGCTCGGCGGCGTCCATCTTCGAACGCCTACACGCCACCCCCTGGCTGGACCGCGCGCGCGCCGAACTACGTGCCACCGGCGAATCCGGCACTGCCACACCCACCGCCCCGGACCTCCTCGACCGCCTCACCCCCCAGGAGCTCCAAGTCGTCCGCCTGGCGGCCGCAGGCACCAGCAGCCGGGAGATAGCCACCCAGCTCTTCCTGAGCCCGCGCACGGTCGAGTACCACCTCTACAAGGCGTATCCGAAGCTCGGCATCTCGTCCCGCAAGGAACTCTCCCACCTGACCCTGGAGCCCGCCTGA
- a CDS encoding alkene reductase, producing MRELFEPLSAGKLELRNRLVMAPMTRSRAGADGTVTELTAEYYRQRAGAGLIITEGTQPSVRGQGYILTPGLHSDEQVAAWRAVTAAVHEEGGTIFAQLMHAGRVGHPVLYPDGGLPLGPSPLASGDRLYTPDGMLDHPVPQEMTLDDIARAVEEFAGAARNAVAAGFDGVELHGANGYLIQQFLADGSNARTDAYGGTVENRVRFAVEAVRAAADAIGPERVGLRVSPGGTSSGVSESDTPELYSALVAGLAPLGLAYLHVMEELNRDMTRRIRAEWPGTLILNPHPTPESFPATPEEGAEALREGVADAIALGELWLANPDLPARIEAGGPYNKADRATFYGGDRRGYTDYPALP from the coding sequence GTGCGGGAACTGTTCGAGCCGCTGTCGGCCGGGAAGCTGGAGCTGCGCAACCGCCTCGTGATGGCGCCGATGACCCGCAGCCGCGCGGGCGCGGACGGCACCGTCACCGAGCTGACCGCCGAGTACTACCGGCAGCGCGCCGGCGCCGGGCTGATCATCACCGAGGGGACGCAGCCGAGCGTCCGGGGCCAGGGGTACATCCTGACGCCGGGCCTGCACTCGGACGAGCAGGTGGCGGCGTGGCGGGCGGTGACCGCCGCCGTGCACGAGGAGGGCGGGACGATCTTCGCCCAGCTGATGCACGCCGGGCGTGTCGGGCACCCCGTCCTGTACCCGGACGGCGGGCTGCCGTTGGGCCCGTCGCCGCTCGCGAGCGGCGACCGCCTCTACACGCCGGACGGGATGCTCGATCACCCCGTCCCGCAGGAGATGACCCTGGACGACATCGCGCGGGCCGTCGAGGAGTTCGCCGGCGCCGCGCGCAACGCGGTCGCGGCCGGGTTCGACGGGGTGGAACTGCACGGCGCGAACGGCTACCTGATCCAGCAGTTCCTCGCCGACGGGAGCAACGCCCGGACCGACGCCTACGGCGGGACGGTCGAGAACCGCGTCCGGTTCGCGGTCGAGGCCGTGCGGGCGGCCGCGGACGCGATCGGGCCGGAGCGCGTCGGGCTCCGGGTGTCGCCGGGGGGCACGTCCAGCGGCGTCAGCGAGAGCGACACGCCGGAGCTGTACTCCGCGCTCGTCGCCGGGCTCGCCCCGCTGGGCCTCGCGTACCTGCACGTCATGGAGGAGCTGAACCGCGACATGACCCGCCGGATCAGGGCCGAGTGGCCGGGGACGCTGATCCTGAACCCGCACCCGACACCGGAGTCGTTCCCCGCGACGCCGGAGGAGGGCGCCGAGGCGCTGCGGGAGGGAGTGGCGGACGCGATCGCGCTCGGCGAGCTGTGGCTCGCCAACCCTGACCTGCCCGCCCGCATCGAGGCCGGCGGCCCCTACAACAAGGCCGACCGCGCGACCTTCTACGGCGGCGACCGCCGCGGCTATACCGACTACCCCGCCCTCCCCTGA
- a CDS encoding C40 family peptidase, translating into MLTATAALGASVLTAGPAEAAAPPQQAVFVTSAAKVSAKQARAAKQKKRAAYAVKYAAKQIGDPYRYGATGPGSWDCSGLAGGAWRKAGVKLPRTTQQIYRAVKKKVSWKGAVKGDLLFFYGGRTHMGVYAGHGYMIHAPSSGKRVKKIKLTKYYKRHFSGAVRPGL; encoded by the coding sequence GTGCTCACCGCGACCGCGGCGCTCGGCGCGTCCGTCCTCACGGCCGGCCCCGCCGAGGCGGCGGCACCGCCGCAGCAGGCCGTGTTCGTGACCTCGGCCGCGAAGGTCTCCGCCAAGCAGGCCCGCGCCGCCAAGCAGAAGAAGCGCGCGGCCTACGCCGTGAAGTACGCGGCGAAGCAGATCGGCGACCCCTACCGCTACGGCGCCACGGGTCCCGGCTCCTGGGACTGCTCCGGCCTCGCCGGCGGCGCCTGGCGCAAGGCGGGCGTGAAACTGCCCCGCACCACCCAGCAGATCTACCGCGCCGTCAAGAAGAAGGTCTCCTGGAAGGGCGCGGTGAAGGGCGACCTGCTGTTCTTCTACGGCGGCCGCACCCACATGGGCGTCTACGCGGGCCACGGCTACATGATCCACGCGCCCAGCTCCGGCAAGCGCGTCAAGAAGATCAAGCTGACCAAGTACTACAAGCGCCACTTCTCCGGCGCCGTCCGGCCGGGCCTCTAG
- a CDS encoding glycoside hydrolase family 1 protein — MFGRVVSGLVLVVGLVVAPPALADGGPPTAKFPPGFLWGVSTSGFQGEGHFPDSNWTRYADRKAPGVTDPYGDSVDFLHRYPSDLKLAKELGVNVFRTSIEWARVEPRRGHRDPKALAYYDDLVRRIKANGMRPMLTLDHWVYPGWVADQGAWDNPRTRDDWLRNARYVVERYKGQGVIWITFNEASAYIYKELTTRPMDLGQMLKMRDALIKTHRAAYDMIHKVDPGALVSSNVAYGTALNGIFDAAMFNDVTDKLDFIGIDYYYGANLQNFTAVYSLTGEFWKIDPEPEGLYYVLKNYQRRLPHLPVYVVENGMPTDDGKPRQDGYTRTDHLRDHIYWIQRAMADGVKMMGYNYWSLTDNYEWGSYRPRFGLYTVDALTDPTLARRPTDAVPTYRSIIANRGVPAGYVPVRTPGWCSIEDPVATCLGTTPTPPAGYRPAG, encoded by the coding sequence GTGTTCGGCCGTGTGGTGTCAGGTCTCGTCCTGGTCGTCGGGCTCGTGGTGGCGCCGCCGGCCCTCGCCGACGGCGGCCCCCCGACCGCGAAGTTCCCGCCCGGCTTCCTCTGGGGCGTGTCCACGTCCGGCTTCCAGGGTGAGGGCCACTTCCCCGACAGCAACTGGACGCGCTACGCCGACCGCAAGGCGCCGGGCGTCACCGACCCCTACGGTGACTCCGTCGACTTCCTGCACCGCTACCCGTCCGACCTGAAACTCGCCAAGGAGCTCGGCGTGAACGTCTTCCGGACGTCCATCGAGTGGGCCCGCGTAGAACCGCGCCGTGGCCACCGTGACCCGAAGGCGCTCGCCTACTACGACGACCTCGTCCGCCGCATCAAGGCGAACGGGATGCGGCCCATGCTCACCCTCGACCACTGGGTGTATCCCGGCTGGGTCGCCGACCAGGGAGCCTGGGACAACCCGCGCACGCGGGACGACTGGCTCCGCAACGCCCGCTACGTCGTCGAGCGCTACAAGGGCCAGGGCGTCATCTGGATCACCTTCAACGAGGCCAGCGCCTACATCTACAAGGAGCTGACCACCCGTCCGATGGACCTCGGGCAGATGCTGAAGATGCGCGACGCCCTCATCAAGACGCACCGGGCCGCGTACGACATGATCCACAAGGTCGACCCGGGCGCCCTGGTGTCGAGCAACGTCGCCTACGGGACGGCCCTCAACGGCATCTTCGACGCGGCCATGTTCAACGACGTCACCGACAAGCTCGACTTCATCGGCATTGACTACTACTACGGCGCGAACCTGCAGAACTTCACCGCGGTGTACTCGCTCACCGGCGAGTTCTGGAAGATCGACCCAGAACCGGAGGGGCTGTACTACGTCCTGAAGAACTACCAGCGCCGGCTACCGCACCTACCGGTCTACGTCGTCGAGAACGGCATGCCGACCGACGACGGCAAGCCGCGCCAGGACGGCTACACGCGCACGGACCATCTCCGCGACCACATCTACTGGATCCAGCGCGCGATGGCCGACGGCGTGAAGATGATGGGCTACAACTACTGGAGCCTCACCGACAACTACGAGTGGGGCAGTTACCGGCCACGGTTCGGCCTCTACACGGTCGACGCGCTGACCGACCCCACCCTGGCGCGCCGTCCGACCGATGCCGTTCCCACCTACCGCTCGATCATCGCGAACCGGGGCGTCCCCGCCGGGTACGTGCCGGTGCGCACGCCCGGCTGGTGCTCGATCGAGGACCCCGTCGCGACCTGCCTGGGCACGACCCCCACCCCGCCCGCCGGGTACCGCCCGGCCGGGTGA
- a CDS encoding nucleotidyltransferase has translation MGDVQTQPKAATRGSGTAGPGPGSGGVADDLLTALKRAAAALRDAGIGYALAGGFAAYAHGAAVSQHDVDFVLRERDVQAALDALGAAGMTHLESPENWLEKAYDGEHVIDLIHTPSGRPVDGGLLGRAEEMTVGAVFMPVLPATDLMVMRLLAFTETACDFSGFLHVGRALREQVDWRRVAAETAESPYAYAFLTLLARLDVIEKDVL, from the coding sequence GTGGGGGACGTGCAGACGCAGCCGAAGGCCGCGACGCGCGGATCCGGCACCGCGGGACCGGGGCCCGGCTCGGGCGGCGTGGCGGACGATCTGCTGACCGCCCTGAAGCGCGCGGCGGCCGCACTCCGCGACGCCGGCATCGGCTACGCGCTCGCGGGCGGCTTCGCGGCGTACGCGCACGGCGCGGCCGTGTCGCAGCACGACGTCGACTTCGTGCTGCGTGAGCGGGACGTCCAGGCGGCGCTGGACGCGCTCGGCGCCGCGGGCATGACCCATCTGGAGAGCCCGGAGAACTGGCTGGAGAAGGCCTACGACGGCGAGCACGTCATCGACCTGATCCACACGCCGTCCGGCCGTCCGGTGGACGGCGGGCTGCTGGGCCGGGCCGAGGAGATGACGGTCGGCGCGGTGTTCATGCCGGTCCTGCCGGCCACCGACCTGATGGTCATGCGGCTGCTGGCGTTCACCGAGACCGCCTGCGACTTCAGCGGGTTCCTGCACGTGGGCCGGGCGCTGCGGGAGCAGGTGGACTGGCGGCGGGTCGCGGCGGAGACCGCCGAGTCCCCCTACGCGTACGCGTTCCTGACGCTGCTGGCCCGGCTGGACGTGATCGAGAAGGACGTGCTGTGA
- a CDS encoding BON domain-containing protein, with product MTDMSGYLAAHIQERLAAEAYELGIRVDVRGGVVHLRGEVVSEERRRAVEEAAREAAEGREICNELHVVAVPEPEGEEQIS from the coding sequence ATGACCGACATGTCGGGATACCTGGCCGCGCACATCCAGGAGCGGCTCGCCGCGGAGGCGTACGAGCTCGGCATCCGGGTGGACGTCCGCGGCGGCGTCGTGCACCTGCGCGGCGAGGTGGTGAGCGAGGAGCGGCGCCGGGCCGTCGAGGAGGCCGCGCGGGAGGCCGCCGAGGGCCGCGAGATCTGCAACGAGCTGCACGTCGTCGCGGTGCCCGAGCCCGAGGGAGAGGAGCAGATCTCATGA
- a CDS encoding metallophosphoesterase, whose amino-acid sequence MIRVAAAGDLHVGPEMAGEYRAHLAALADQADVFLVAGDLTRHGTAEEGGIAAGVLRDLGLPVVAVLGNHDYHSDAEDEITGVLRDAGVTVLEGDATVLDCDGTTLGIAGGKGFGGGFEGRCASDFGEPEMKAFIRHTKDFADRLHLSLTELDADVTVALTHYSPSADTLEGEPLEIYPFLGSYLLGEAIDAAGVELAVHGHAHKGTEKGLTSGGMRVRNVALPVLQHAYAVYCLEAPEPADPHRDRERVSAW is encoded by the coding sequence ATGATCCGTGTCGCCGCCGCGGGGGACCTGCACGTCGGGCCGGAGATGGCCGGGGAGTACCGGGCGCACCTGGCCGCGCTCGCCGACCAGGCGGACGTGTTCCTGGTCGCCGGCGACCTGACCCGGCACGGCACGGCCGAGGAGGGCGGGATCGCCGCCGGCGTGCTGCGCGACCTCGGGCTCCCGGTGGTCGCCGTGCTCGGCAACCACGACTACCACTCCGACGCCGAGGACGAGATCACCGGCGTGCTGCGGGACGCCGGCGTGACCGTCCTCGAAGGCGACGCCACCGTCCTGGACTGCGACGGGACGACCCTCGGCATCGCGGGCGGCAAGGGGTTCGGCGGCGGGTTCGAGGGCCGCTGCGCCAGCGACTTCGGCGAGCCGGAGATGAAGGCGTTCATCCGGCACACCAAGGACTTCGCCGACCGGCTGCACCTGTCGCTCACGGAGCTGGACGCCGACGTCACGGTCGCCCTCACGCACTACTCGCCGTCCGCGGACACCCTCGAAGGGGAGCCGCTGGAGATCTACCCGTTCCTCGGCAGCTACCTGCTGGGGGAGGCGATCGACGCGGCGGGCGTCGAGCTCGCCGTGCACGGCCACGCGCACAAGGGGACGGAGAAGGGCCTCACATCCGGCGGGATGCGGGTGCGGAACGTGGCGCTGCCGGTGCTGCAGCACGCCTATGCCGTGTACTGCCTGGAGGCGCCGGAACCGGCGGATCCCCATCGCGACCGGGAACGGGTGTCGGCCTGGTGA
- a CDS encoding DNA topoisomerase IB: MELQRSDTGEPGYGRRRAGKGFVYLGPDGRPLQDSTEKARIRSLVIPPAWKDVWICPDPDGHIQAMGTDAAGRRQYLYHEAWREQRDQEKHEHVLELAERLPKVRHTLDEHLSGRGYSRERVLAAAVRLIDLGFFRIGGESYAAENGTFGLATVLREHVTCRRDEVTFEYPAKDSKDLYRAVAEENVCKVVSGLKRRPDDAPELLAYRTRDGWHDVTTSDINDFVREVTGGDFTAKDFRTWHATVLAAVGLAVSVRAGGSGTARRRAIVRVVKEVAAYLGNTPAVARASYIDPRIIERYEAGETVAPVLGRLGVEASEGELATQGPVEQAVLDLLRSAA; this comes from the coding sequence ATGGAGCTGCAACGTAGCGACACTGGAGAACCCGGCTACGGACGGCGAAGAGCCGGCAAGGGCTTCGTGTACCTGGGGCCGGACGGACGCCCCCTACAAGACTCCACGGAGAAGGCACGCATCAGGTCACTCGTCATACCGCCCGCCTGGAAGGACGTCTGGATCTGCCCAGACCCGGACGGCCACATCCAGGCGATGGGCACCGACGCGGCCGGACGGCGCCAGTACCTCTACCACGAGGCATGGCGGGAGCAGCGCGACCAGGAGAAGCACGAGCACGTCCTAGAGCTGGCCGAGCGGCTGCCCAAGGTGCGGCACACGCTCGACGAGCACCTGTCCGGGCGCGGCTACTCCCGCGAGCGGGTGCTCGCCGCCGCCGTCCGGCTCATCGACCTCGGCTTCTTCCGCATCGGCGGGGAGTCGTACGCGGCGGAGAACGGCACGTTCGGCCTCGCGACCGTTCTGCGCGAGCACGTCACCTGCCGCCGCGACGAGGTGACGTTCGAGTATCCGGCCAAGGACTCGAAGGACCTCTACCGCGCGGTCGCCGAGGAGAACGTGTGCAAGGTCGTCAGCGGCCTCAAGCGGCGCCCCGACGACGCCCCCGAGCTGCTCGCCTACCGGACGCGGGACGGCTGGCACGACGTCACCACGTCCGACATCAATGACTTCGTCCGGGAAGTGACCGGCGGCGACTTCACCGCCAAGGACTTCCGCACCTGGCACGCCACCGTCCTCGCCGCGGTCGGGCTCGCGGTGTCGGTCCGCGCGGGCGGCAGCGGCACCGCCCGCAGGCGCGCCATCGTCCGGGTCGTGAAGGAGGTCGCCGCCTACCTCGGCAACACCCCCGCCGTCGCGCGGGCCTCCTACATCGACCCGCGCATCATCGAGCGCTACGAGGCCGGCGAGACGGTCGCGCCCGTGCTCGGCCGGCTGGGCGTCGAGGCGTCGGAAGGCGAACTGGCGACGCAGGGCCCGGTCGAGCAGGCCGTCCTCGACCTGCTGCGCTCGGCCGCCTGA
- a CDS encoding SDR family oxidoreductase, whose amino-acid sequence MSERPAQSQSYPGRTGEMAPEPRDEMRDYLGSDLLHGRRALITGGDSGIGRATAIAFAKEGADVAITYLEEDDDARHTASLVEDAGQRCVMLGGDMAEERHCREVVEHTVRQLGGLDVLVLHHGTQTPVKDVREIDGEQLRRTFEVNVFAVFWTIQEALDHMGPGSSIIITGSINGLRGNKTLIDYSASKGAVMSLTASLAQNLMDREIRVNCVAPGPVWTPLIPATFDAERVESFGKNAPMGRAADPDEIAPSYVFFAANRQSSYYTGQTLVPAGGEIHPG is encoded by the coding sequence ATGAGCGAACGTCCGGCACAGAGCCAGTCCTACCCCGGCCGGACCGGGGAGATGGCACCCGAACCGCGTGATGAGATGCGCGACTACCTCGGCAGCGATCTGCTGCACGGGCGTCGCGCGCTGATCACCGGCGGCGACTCGGGGATCGGGCGCGCCACCGCGATCGCGTTCGCCAAGGAGGGCGCCGACGTCGCGATCACCTACCTGGAGGAGGACGACGACGCCCGGCACACCGCGAGCCTGGTCGAGGACGCCGGGCAGCGCTGCGTCATGCTCGGCGGCGACATGGCGGAGGAGCGGCACTGCCGCGAGGTCGTCGAGCACACCGTCCGGCAGCTCGGCGGGCTGGACGTGCTCGTCCTGCACCACGGCACGCAGACGCCGGTGAAGGACGTCCGGGAGATCGACGGCGAGCAGCTCCGCCGCACGTTCGAGGTGAACGTCTTCGCGGTGTTCTGGACGATCCAGGAGGCTCTCGACCATATGGGGCCGGGCTCGTCCATCATCATCACCGGCTCCATCAACGGGCTGCGCGGCAACAAGACGCTCATCGACTACTCCGCCAGCAAGGGCGCGGTCATGTCGCTCACCGCGAGCCTCGCCCAGAACCTGATGGACCGCGAGATCCGCGTGAACTGCGTCGCGCCGGGCCCGGTGTGGACGCCGCTGATCCCGGCCACGTTCGACGCCGAGCGCGTGGAGTCCTTCGGCAAGAACGCGCCGATGGGGCGGGCCGCCGATCCCGATGAGATAGCGCCGTCCTACGTGTTCTTCGCCGCCAACCGCCAGTCGTCCTATTACACGGGGCAGACGCTCGTACCGGCCGGTGGGGAGATTCACCCGGGCTGA
- a CDS encoding SDR family NAD(P)-dependent oxidoreductase produces MDLNGVSAVVSGGASGLGEATVRALAAEGAKVVVADLNEDRGKALADEVGGVFVKTDVSSEEQVQAAVQAAVDTGAPLRVIVNSAGIGWASRTVNRDGSPHDLASYETVIRVNLIGTFNLMRIGAAAISKTEPADADGLRGVVINTASIAGLEGQTGQIAYSASKGGIIGMTLPAARDLAAIGVRVNTICPGIIDTPIYGSGEQAEAFKAKLAAPVPFPKRMGKASEFAHLVKSLIENDYMNGETIRFDGGIRFQPK; encoded by the coding sequence ATGGACCTGAACGGAGTTTCCGCCGTCGTATCCGGTGGCGCGAGCGGCCTCGGTGAGGCCACCGTCCGCGCGCTGGCCGCCGAAGGCGCCAAGGTGGTCGTCGCCGACCTGAACGAGGACAGGGGCAAGGCTCTCGCCGACGAGGTCGGCGGCGTCTTCGTCAAGACCGACGTCTCCAGCGAGGAGCAGGTGCAGGCCGCCGTCCAGGCCGCCGTCGACACCGGCGCCCCGCTGCGCGTCATCGTCAACAGCGCCGGGATCGGCTGGGCGTCGCGGACCGTGAACCGCGACGGCTCCCCGCACGACCTGGCCTCCTACGAGACCGTCATCCGGGTCAACCTGATCGGCACCTTCAACCTGATGCGGATCGGCGCCGCCGCCATCTCCAAGACCGAGCCGGCCGACGCCGACGGCCTGCGCGGCGTGGTGATCAACACCGCGTCCATCGCCGGCCTGGAGGGCCAGACCGGGCAGATCGCCTACTCCGCGTCCAAGGGCGGCATCATCGGCATGACGCTGCCGGCGGCCCGCGACCTCGCCGCGATCGGCGTCCGGGTCAACACCATCTGCCCGGGCATCATCGACACCCCGATCTACGGCTCGGGCGAGCAGGCGGAGGCGTTCAAGGCCAAGCTCGCCGCGCCCGTCCCGTTCCCGAAGCGGATGGGCAAGGCGTCGGAGTTCGCGCACCTCGTCAAGTCCCTGATCGAGAACGACTACATGAACGGCGAGACGATCCGCTTCGACGGCGGCATCCGCTTCCAGCCCAAGTGA
- a CDS encoding crotonase/enoyl-CoA hydratase family protein has protein sequence MTDAVLTEEDGAVLVITINRPEARNAVNGEVARGIAAAVEELESRKDLSIGILTGAGGTFCAGMDLKGFLTGDNPVVEGRGFAGLTERPPAKPMIAAIEGYALAGGCEVALSCDMIVAARDAQFGLPEPKRGLVAAGGGLLRLPQRIPYHIAMEIALTGDKYPAERMAELGFVNRLAESGGALAAAKELALKVAENAPLALAATKKVIVESADWTTEEAWKKQQEITLPVFTSKDAQEGPAAFAEKRKPNWKGE, from the coding sequence ATGACCGACGCTGTTCTGACAGAGGAAGACGGCGCCGTCCTCGTCATCACCATCAACCGCCCGGAGGCCCGCAACGCGGTCAACGGCGAGGTGGCGCGGGGCATCGCGGCGGCCGTCGAGGAGCTGGAGTCCCGCAAGGACCTGTCCATCGGCATCCTCACCGGCGCGGGCGGGACGTTCTGCGCCGGGATGGACCTGAAGGGCTTCCTGACCGGCGACAACCCCGTCGTCGAGGGACGCGGGTTCGCGGGCCTCACCGAGCGCCCGCCGGCCAAGCCGATGATCGCCGCGATCGAGGGCTACGCCCTGGCCGGCGGCTGCGAGGTCGCGCTGTCCTGCGACATGATCGTCGCGGCGCGGGACGCCCAGTTCGGGCTGCCCGAGCCGAAGCGCGGCCTGGTCGCGGCCGGCGGCGGGCTGCTGCGGCTGCCGCAGCGCATCCCGTACCACATCGCCATGGAGATCGCCCTCACCGGCGACAAGTACCCGGCGGAGCGGATGGCCGAGCTCGGGTTCGTCAACCGGCTCGCCGAGTCCGGCGGCGCGCTCGCCGCGGCCAAGGAGCTGGCCCTCAAGGTCGCCGAGAACGCGCCGCTGGCGCTCGCGGCGACCAAGAAGGTCATCGTCGAGTCCGCCGACTGGACGACCGAGGAGGCGTGGAAGAAGCAGCAGGAGATCACCCTGCCGGTCTTCACCTCCAAGGACGCCCAGGAGGGCCCGGCGGCGTTCGCCGAGAAGCGCAAGCCGAACTGGAAGGGCGAGTAA